The following is a genomic window from Vitis vinifera cultivar Pinot Noir 40024 chromosome 6, ASM3070453v1.
CATAGCATCCCAAGCTTGTATCAAGTTTGTCAAGACATGGACGAAAATTTACAACTAGCATGAATGTTAGGAAACAGAGGAAATAAGCTTCATTCTACACAAACTACTTTAACATGTACATCAAACACTAAAGAAAGGTACTGTTCATTACATCATCCACAAGGTCAAGgactatatttatattttggagTCGTTTTCCCGATCAGATGACTGTCGCTTAATTCTTAACTTAGATACTAACTTGCTTACAACTTTTCCTCCTGCACTACTAGCTCGCTGAAGCAtcgcttgtatggccttaaccCTGATAAGAATGTAGACAAAGATCATGATTGTAATGAGGTATATCATAAGGAAGGTGATGGCATTGGGCGACATGGTGAGGGATAAAGTTATGTAAGTGAACACCATGCAGGTGAGGGTGGTGGGCAAGAGAGCTGCCACAAAGGCCTTGTCCCGATATGAGAAAAGGAGGAAGATGGAGGAACAGAATCCCGCCGTGTTGAAGGACATGAAAAGATAGTATGTGAATGCCGGGCATGTATTGGGTGGACCCTCTAACGATATCTCTGGTGGCGTACGGAACATGCAGTTGAAGTCTAGTTTCATGTCCTGTTTCCAAATAGTTGGAGGAGGGGCAAGGCCTGCTTGGTAAGTCACTGTTGCTATCAAACTGACTACAACTAGGATCATAGCCTCTGCCTGTCTTTTAGATTCATTTGGTTGTTGGTGCAACGGGTAGGGATCAGTTACTTGAATTGTCCCCTGATTAGTTTGAAGTTCCTGGTTTTGAACATCTTGGGGAGAAACCTCTGCAACTTCCTTGTCTTGCTTGCTTTGATTTTTGAGTAACTTTTGTGCCTGCATTTACTTTAGAGTTATTCTGTATATAtcttatatttcatatatatgaaaaaaattatataaatgaaaaaatttaggCAATGTTTGGTTGCCCGAAAATTTGACAGAAAAagtgtgaaggaaaaaaaaaagatttaaaaacaataaatgatttttatatgctttttcACACTCAtccaaaatatatgaaaatttaactaattttaattatatttgatttttttttcctttttccatagtgtttaaacaaaaatgagaaaaatatttaatttcaataaattatttttatatactaattcaaacttttttcacttatttaattattctacataaaTATGATgtaatgtaaaaatatataaatttcttaataattttaattatacgtgacttttttttatattttccatatatagtaaaatcaaaaatgaaaaaaataacttttcttaacatttttttttttcattttcttattaatttttggaaccaaacataaccttaatatttttttttcttcccttaaacTTTGGcaatacaatatttaaaaaaataatggccAATTAGAAAtgtttacttaataatttatttaaaatcatgaagtagattaaacatgtttggtagtaaatattaagtcaaaatagttattttattcttaatcttaattttattttattttttgtcttatttgtcTATATCTAGTGATAGTATATTTTACAACTATAATTACATAatcataactcattttttattataaatattttgtggTTATAATCTTGTGTATCTACTGTACTTTAAATATggatatttaataaatagatttattatttaagattaattaaattaaattttaattcaaattaataagtgtaaatattagttaaaatcaATCAGGTATGATAATTTGatgctttaaaataaattttaaagtaattttatcaaataaccttaaagtaaattaatattaagtaataagttttaagcctaaattttttttttaagtataattcaacttaaatttaatttaagtcattaaataataagtattaagttttgttGAACATCCTCTTAACGAAGGATAAAGTAAGTAAAATTTTGATAAGCTATCTTTGCTTTCCAAAAAACTTaaggaaatatgaaaaaaaataaataaataaataaataaaatgaaaaagtataagaaaacaaactaaaaaatatatttaaaattaataaattatttttatttattatttaaagcttatttcattcaatttttccATTCCatatagaaattaaataattttaaaatatataaaattttaattaattttaaaataaaaaaatatattttttaatcttatatgATGTCTTGTCATATGAAacttttttgtaattttatcaTGATAAAATTGAATacgaaaatataatttttttaatcttaatgaTATCATGTCATATCACacttttttgtaatttaattttggaaGCTACCCATGGAACAAATATTTGTCTGTCCCACTTCCAATCTACCACCACACATTATTTCAGCCCATGTGTTGTGCATCTGAAAATCAGTAGCTTTTCCATTGCAATGGAGTAGGAAATCAGAAGGTTAAAGCTATTAGCaatatcttttcattttaaatcccCGTGTTTTTCCTCTTCCCACCTAACTTTTTCCAcctaactttttcttttccttttacttataTTTACACTGTTGAATgctgattttagaaagtgttttcactccttttttaacacttaaaagtttttattttttaattataaaaaatattaaaaacactttcaaaaatcattattaaacatatttttaattaataaaaaatatttaaaaaaaaaaattattaagaaaaataatttttaccttGACCAGACCCTTAGCCACAGCCAACTTAGAGATGGTATTGCCTTGATCATCCTGGGCGTTTATGAGCTGATCACGATCATCCTCACCAAGCTTTTCCACCAAAACTTTGAGCACTTCAAACTGGTTGTTCTTCACAGCCAAGTGAAGAGCAGTCTCCCCTCTATCACCTACCTCTCTAACAGCCTCATAACAGTGGGAAAGCAACCCCCCAGCTATCTCCACCCTCCCTTTGACAGCTGCCCAGTGAAGTGGAGTTCGACCCAGCTTGTCCTTAACAAGGCAGAGCCCCGGCCCCAGGGATAACAGCTCTCTGGTTATCTCAATGTTGCCCATGGCTGCAGCTATGTGCAAGGGACTGAACCCCTCTTGGTTCAATTCCCATGCAAAGTTTGGCATTCTAAGGAGAATCTCTTTTGCAAAGTCTGTTTTAGCAGCAAGCGTAGTGACATGCAGTGGAGTGTCAGCAGAGGGTGATAGAGCAACCTTTTCCAGGAGAAGTGGATCTTCTTCTAATAGTAATTTCAAAGCAGCAAGGTCTCCCAGCCTTGCAGCCTGGTGTAGTCTTGGATCCATGAGAGTGGGAGAAAATAGTTAGTGTAGAGTAGAAAGAGATTCGGGGATGTGTAGAGTAGAAATTTAGGGATCTAAGTGCTTGTTCTAGTGATAACGTGATCAGAATCTAGGGACGATGGGGATAATAAAGGGAAGGCGTGGTTGTTTGTATTAATGATAACATTCAAACCAGAAGGTCAATGTTCCTGCAGGCTTCTGTACGTACCATGGTTAAGAAACTCAAGTTCGCAACTTATAAGCGTGTTAAATTGATGTTTTGGGTTAAAATTGGTTGCTTTCGTAAAATCCAAAAAGATTTTATCACGAAAGAAAAGCATCAGCCAAGGCAGAGACAAAAGAGATTGATTCTTTTATTGCCACAAGAATCAGAAATAGTATATAAGTGGAGGCCGGAGACAAAAGCTtcacccaaaaaagaaaaaaaaggagacAATGACAAGGGAACATAAGGCATCTTTGTAAGCTATGACTATTCCAAAAACAGTAATCTTTCTGGCAGTTATCAATTGAGGGGTCATTTGTTGACCATTGTCTcaagtcattttttattaataatatctATTCTTTTCAGTCATCTTTTGCTAATAATTCCCATTTTTAACTATCATTATTTCGTTGATTGACTATTTATTTCGATTGTCTTTCCTTAATAATGTTTATTCCTTCCTATCATCTACTCTTACTATTGTCTATTTTGACCGATCATTATTATTCATTGATAACTATTTTCACGCTTACCTAATATTTTCCCTCAATCATTATAATTAtacaataattattttgaaaaaggttATTTGTACGTACTATAGTATTTATGTTGTTGTTGGAGACTTGTTACAATGCTATTTCGAACTTGTTTTCAACTATGGTAGATCACTCATCTTTTTAATTTaactaaatataatatgatgatgagaagaaaaaaacaattattgaacattgaaaaacttcaaaacaaacaaaacataTATGTgagtaattaataataaatttacaaaatctatAGCCAATGATTTGTAGTCATAGTATTTTGAACATGTACAAAGCATATCCATATGTAACAAATTAAATGATTGatctataaagaaaatttaaaaatctctTGTAGCCCATGATTTTGTTTGATAAACAATTTACTCTGCGCAACTTATGAAACTTGTGACTTTCAATAACACAATAAATTTGCTAGGTAATTCTTTGCATTATTAAGGAAGTAGTGCAATGTAAAACAATAACAAAAGAGAAATTATAGCATTACAAATTATATAAAAGCaagaaattaatagaaaatttacCAAATTTTTTGTAATGAGGATAAAACTTTCAGTACAATCTTCAATTTGTTATATATAACAATTTAAAACATAGATAAAAGTTTTATGTTTCAATTGTTCAACACAACTTTATCATTTATATTCACAAATCTACATCATAAAGTTTGCActgttttaaatataattaatgtaCGTAACCAATTGCCCCCTAAGGTTGCACCTTAGCCCTAAACATATATCGAATTCAAGTAAAACATGCAAGTACAATCAtttaacaaaatgaaaatctagAAGGTGTTTACATCaaatcaagttatcaaaaaatagataatataaatataagaaatttaaaagtttAATTAACATACTTTCGGTGTACCCTTATTAAGTATCAATTCAGTTACAAACGATACCCATTAAAATCTTGTTTGATCAATCTCTCATTGAGAATATGTTTGACCTTTAAACAATCAaaagttaaaacaaaaattgtcatttcaattatttaatagaatttaaaaaaaaaaaatcatttcattaGGCACAAATCTTTGACATAATAAGGGTTTGGATCATCAATAATTTCCTTCATGTATCTCATGACAAAGTATCCGTATTCTACAACACCTTCTTGCCTTGGACACCAACATAAGTATGataatatgttatttaaattaatgCCATGCATTTACCTAATCAtgaatatgttaaaaaaagtgGTCTAACTTACTAGCACAAGTCTCCAATCAAGTTCCCTCTCAATTGGTTTTCTCCTATGAGATGCATAGATTTTAAGTCCCCtacattaacaaaaataatttatgatgtcactatttatggtgtcacatttaaaataatgacaccattgagcttaaaatttataaaggtgacacatcatataaaaaatcttcttaggatagttagatgatgctaatttcagatttacggtgtcattttttggaagtgacaccatatgaaataaaaagttttaaattttataactcaatgggccctttttaaaaatagtgagtaggaacaatttatgaaaagtccattgtttccatatatacattaactaatataaaagatcttattgcttaaccctaaccatcgttttcttctccttcttctcacacccatggtcggcacacccataattgatattctttGCTTCATAAAATCTCGGGTAAGTCAAAATCTCTTAtctatcatcttcattttttttattaatgcaaaaaactttgttagtataattgttttatatctcttgatttagtatatctatgatgtgggttttgtaaatggtgttttttatcgagttccagggaagtaaaaactaggtttaacattctaacatattttttgtttcattgctaataagccccaaaacaaatgaaaacaaaaaaaatgaattatttttaaaaattttgtctaattgagaatgagagatacactagctagtttgtagtaatttttcgcatgaaataatattttattgaagacttgactatatAGTGTATTGGTTGTAATTTTTCAcatgtgaaaatattttattgaagacttgactatatttgatacttttttccaccgtgctaggagctttttggtgaagtctaacaatagagattgacatctactacaagatgatgctcaattaatccaaaagcacttaagttatttagggttttcttcggttaacctaagaaaacattcccactttctttgtattgagtCACTTAAATGGAATAGAATATTGAGTATCAGAGTGGTAAAGGGTATTATaaatatgccttttttttttagtcacctacatggaatgaattattggtaggtgaacaaaatattggagtgattgtaatagttgaattagtaaatggaagataagtgtatattgctttgtttattctataaaaacaataattttagtagttgaaatttacatgctttgttgttttataaaaacaataattttagtatttgaaatttaaaatgtgaatgaaatgcctgaaaatatgttttgaaaaataggatagtaataaatggaaaatagctcatttcctaaaaatattttgataaattaaaataatatgtggtttaaatatatttttgtgaaagtatttaaaaatgaatcaaaatattaataattgttattttgtttgaaaataatttaggaatataaaataatattggggataatttttgagtttaaattgagttataaatggttaatttttttaggactgtcttttttgaaaataatccaatgataatttttttaaataagaatgttgaaaataattttaaaaataaaattttgttggcaatgatttttctaaaagtattttaggcataaatgaaaatttcttgtatgaaaataagagaatttatatatatataatagacataaaaatagacttctgtgatatttaaaaaacaagtgaatttttctctaaaaaaagaataaaataagaatttctctatataataaaataatttgtatatgagatagttttcaataagaaagttttgaaaataaatttgggataaaatattttttagtcagttttgtttagataattcaagaataaagtggtttattgacttttcttaaaaaaataacattcttctttcttttttgaattgatcaatttttttagaaataaaattgttagattctattttttgtaaatgtttaagaaattctaaaaaattctttaaaaataaaatgacctttctaccacattccttgtaataaataattgttttttatacatattgtaaagtaaaaaaaaaaaatctttgtttagttaacctaagaagacattcctacttttctttgtgttgagagtcacctaaatggaataaaatattcaatatcataggagagtaaaaagtattgtagaaatgattttgttgagagagttatctaaatggaatgagatattggtaggtgaataaaatattatggtgattgtaatagttgacttAGTGAGTGGAGAAGAAGTGtatgcttctttgtttattctataaaaacaataattttagtagttgaaaacgtgtatgaaatgactgaaaatattttttgaaaaataagaaaataataaatggataatagctcatttcctaaaaatcttttgataaattaaaataacttgtagttaaaatatattcttgtgaaagtatttaaaaatgaaccaatatattaataattgttattttgtttaaaaataatttaagagtaaaaaaataatgctgagttcaaatatgactattttgttatgagattcattaaataaataattgttgattttacaattattgcatcaaaggttttactcatttaatgaattgtatataatttcatactttcaattattgtgatattaatgttattctcatttgatttcagtttgatgacaaataaaacatattctcaagtagaatttgatgaaattagagaagaatggattacttttgtgttataactaatcatgaatcatattgatgtatcgtgatcattcatggtaagtcccttagttgttatatgattgaattttccattgatattgtataacattacttattctttacgaactatttttataccaaaatgagaaaaaggaaaaagaaaaagaaaacattagtacttagatttgtttattgtttataacatcacatttttattttcaataagaactctaaaactcattaaactatgaaatgcaggtatacactcttgggaggacaatatgaagaataaaaagaaaggagaaagaggcaacaagatttaggtttttagatatgactcttatgtcatacattataggacataaatgttactttatttggaattgagaattttggatttttggatgcaactcttgtgtcattttatggttagccggttttatgcatatgaaatgcaagtatacatgaatgttgggaagcttaacatttctaaatcatgttttaatgtgcattcacttttcttttttagttttggtgggtttgatgtgtttgatgtactatcatattgtgaacatttgatatacaaatattattagatgatgtaatatgttacaaattaattcataagcattatgaaaatataagttaaatgtaatatgattattatatttatggacaatttacacaggtttgtcttatttattaataagcattacaaaaatctacaaactaatcaacaaaaaacaaccatatcttcgataatcatttacaatgatgtgacaccataaattaaaggtgatacatttaatgtgacaccataactcaaagatgatgcatttaatatgacaccttatatatctcatacaactctatatcaaattaagcatcacta
Proteins encoded in this region:
- the LOC100854563 gene encoding ankyrin repeat-containing protein BDA1, whose protein sequence is MDPRLHQAARLGDLAALKLLLEEDPLLLEKVALSPSADTPLHVTTLAAKTDFAKEILLRMPNFAWELNQEGFSPLHIAAAMGNIEITRELLSLGPGLCLVKDKLGRTPLHWAAVKGRVEIAGGLLSHCYEAVREVGDRGETALHLAVKNNQFEVLKVLVEKLGEDDRDQLINAQDDQGNTISKLAVAKGLVKAQKLLKNQSKQDKEVAEVSPQDVQNQELQTNQGTIQVTDPYPLHQQPNESKRQAEAMILVVVSLIATVTYQAGLAPPPTIWKQDMKLDFNCMFRTPPEISLEGPPNTCPAFTYYLFMSFNTAGFCSSIFLLFSYRDKAFVAALLPTTLTCMVFTYITLSLTMSPNAITFLMIYLITIMIFVYILIRVKAIQAMLQRASSAGGKVVSKLVSKLRIKRQSSDRENDSKI